The following are encoded in a window of Cupriavidus oxalaticus genomic DNA:
- a CDS encoding DUF3304 domain-containing protein, with protein MSVFRLPNAMPETDKGRLPEGKRAYENGKATVNDPLGSRGLSRKCMQPWLAGLVLLVALGVLSACSGDSRTDLTAKTTAGVEQEHISPGGVRGLNYSRNYIHHFSVTGPRGMNGGGPNISPASKSGPSGGGAERCCIGIPQPWQPNTKLRIEWERDGKPYDYKDRSEFEVLTATVTVPEYGRDTYGFWAIFLPGDRVKVMVMDGNANGHNSVRTKPAEDDPFVVQGVRDDAQTKELQERYR; from the coding sequence ATGAGCGTATTCCGCCTGCCCAATGCCATGCCGGAAACGGATAAGGGTCGCCTTCCTGAGGGAAAGCGGGCCTACGAGAACGGCAAGGCCACCGTGAACGATCCCCTTGGTTCTCGTGGCTTGAGCCGAAAGTGCATGCAGCCATGGCTCGCCGGGCTGGTGTTGCTGGTCGCGCTTGGAGTCCTTTCGGCATGCTCGGGAGACTCACGCACTGATCTGACGGCAAAAACCACCGCTGGAGTGGAACAGGAGCACATCAGTCCCGGCGGTGTTCGCGGCCTGAACTATTCCCGTAACTACATCCATCACTTCAGCGTCACTGGGCCGCGAGGCATGAACGGGGGTGGTCCGAACATCAGTCCGGCCAGCAAGAGCGGACCATCCGGTGGAGGCGCAGAGAGGTGCTGTATCGGGATTCCCCAGCCCTGGCAGCCCAATACAAAGCTAAGAATCGAGTGGGAACGCGACGGCAAGCCCTATGACTACAAGGATAGGAGTGAATTCGAAGTTCTAACTGCCACGGTTACCGTTCCCGAATATGGACGGGATACCTACGGGTTTTGGGCCATCTTCCTGCCGGGAGATAGGGTCAAGGTCATGGTCATGGACGGCAATGCGAACGGCCACAACTCTGTCAGAACGAAGCCCGCCGAAGATGACCCATTCGTCGTCCAAGGCGTACGGGATGACGCCCAAACCAAGGAGCTACAGGAGAGGTACCGATGA
- a CDS encoding DUF3304 domain-containing protein produces the protein MTTTSLRGKRMQPWLAVLVLLGALGALSACSGESRGDLAARTSVGDKTEQINPGGVRGLNYSPDAIYSYYVTGPRGMNGGGPNISPAGKNRPSGGGAERCCIGIPQPWKPDTQLHIEWERDRKPFDYKDRSGLAVLTATVTVPEYGPDTYGFWAIFLPGDRVKVMVMDGNANGHNSVRTKPADDDPFIVQGVRDEALTQQALKRFQQ, from the coding sequence ATGACAACGACTAGCTTGCGTGGGAAGCGCATGCAGCCATGGCTCGCCGTGCTGGTGTTGCTGGGCGCGCTTGGAGCCCTTTCGGCATGCTCGGGAGAATCGCGCGGTGACTTGGCGGCTAGAACCAGCGTTGGAGATAAGACGGAGCAAATCAATCCCGGCGGCGTTCGCGGCCTGAACTACTCGCCCGATGCTATCTATAGCTATTACGTCACCGGTCCCAGAGGAATGAATGGAGGCGGTCCGAATATCAGTCCAGCGGGCAAAAACAGGCCATCCGGTGGAGGCGCGGAGAGGTGCTGTATCGGCATTCCCCAGCCATGGAAGCCAGACACGCAACTGCACATTGAGTGGGAGCGCGACCGCAAGCCCTTTGACTACAAGGACAGAAGCGGCCTGGCGGTGCTGACCGCAACCGTGACCGTGCCCGAATATGGCCCGGATACCTATGGCTTCTGGGCAATTTTCCTGCCGGGAGACCGTGTCAAGGTGATGGTCATGGACGGCAACGCGAATGGCCACAACTCTGTCAGAACGAAGCCCGCTGATGACGACCCTTTCATTGTCCAGGGGGTACGTGACGAAGCCCTGACCCAGCAAGCACTGAAGAGGTTTCAACAATGA
- a CDS encoding DUF4123 domain-containing protein yields MLIGDLMREASEHRNVYAGMPEEDAGDASLFLALIANADERWLAKLDELDVQAPCMSLIWSRVGIDALATHLRQFLIADLGDGLNAMVRYFDPRNLRTAMRLWGEDTTRKLMAPILQWKYRGHEPEWKRIDGPLHGQQVQTEPVAITLDQQQVDHLAAHSEPDEMLAGLVEDGTVPGDGPYLPRFLDFIERYKRVAAWQLAKPADRVGYCQYSYRYGAGFDQDPEVRRALEQRIRQGETFAVCMERVPDYVWNRVIARQANQQTENDNDND; encoded by the coding sequence TTGCTGATCGGCGACCTGATGCGCGAGGCCAGCGAGCACCGCAACGTGTACGCCGGAATGCCCGAGGAAGACGCCGGCGACGCCTCGCTGTTCCTGGCGCTGATTGCCAATGCCGATGAGCGCTGGCTTGCCAAGCTCGATGAACTCGACGTGCAGGCGCCCTGCATGAGCCTGATCTGGAGCCGCGTCGGCATTGACGCGCTTGCTACACACCTGCGCCAGTTTCTGATTGCCGACCTTGGCGATGGCCTGAACGCGATGGTGCGCTACTTCGACCCGCGCAACCTGCGCACGGCCATGCGCCTGTGGGGCGAGGACACCACGCGCAAGCTGATGGCTCCCATCCTGCAATGGAAGTATCGCGGCCATGAACCCGAATGGAAGCGCATCGATGGTCCGCTGCATGGCCAGCAGGTCCAGACGGAGCCGGTTGCCATCACGCTTGACCAGCAGCAGGTTGATCATCTTGCCGCGCATTCCGAGCCCGACGAAATGCTGGCGGGACTGGTTGAAGACGGCACCGTGCCTGGCGACGGCCCCTATCTGCCGCGCTTTCTGGATTTCATCGAGCGCTACAAGCGTGTGGCGGCCTGGCAGCTCGCCAAGCCCGCCGATCGCGTTGGGTACTGCCAATACTCTTACCGGTATGGCGCCGGCTTCGATCAGGACCCCGAGGTGCGCCGCGCGTTGGAACAGCGCATACGCCAGGGCGAGACCTTCGCAGTCTGCATGGAACGTGTTCCCGATTACGTGTGGAACCGTGTGATTGCCAGGCAGGCCAATCAGCAAACGGAGAACGACAATGACAACGACTAG
- a CDS encoding type VI secretion system Vgr family protein, translated as MSAPQNSQSLAVGGSHQSIFRERVCMGSRSPFSYRTVTVSGEGLPELLDQPLLVFSRLSGTEGLNALFEYELELKTPDERNVLYGPAGNLDLEAMQGKELTVTIELDGAGSGLAGGIGKGKREITGLVTEVRGPFHENERILYRLTLRPWLWLATLTSTFKRFQNMNVLEIVEAVLSNYTFPVERRLLDIQYPKREYQLQPGETDYQFVRRLLAEWGISFFFEHSNGHHRMVLTDGNGAFKAIPSPAYHTISWYPSSDRVDEEHLYQFETHDRLTTGKWAHGDHDFKQPRADMNVSAEDPRDTSHATHERYAWPGDHAEPMAGSDARQEGDMLARIRMEAIRQHGHRVRGKGNVRAMAPGHTFKLARFLRKKSNCEYLILDARLLIEDVGEFAGSRQQWRCEVEFEAQPTREIFRPEWVKKPHIGGYHIARVTGPANQEIWCDKFGRVRCEFAWDRYGNDDENSSCWIRVSNFASGDRFGNTHLPRIGQEVIVAYLGGDPDRPIIVGVVNNQLNLPPWDLPNQLALSGYQSKELFGEGRNHTLYDDTQGQQQVQVASDHRSSLLALGHNVRVNDWEGRKDKRGEGFELRTDAHGAVRAALGMLVTTFSRLNAEGNAINVRDVVQLLEKAQDIATTMGAKATEAEAQDGEQPAVAKKLETQAEQIRGGGALKEFTAPHLVSASPAGIVSTAAGSTHIASGDDTALTTGEHLSVTTGGGFFASVRKALRLFVYEAGMKLVANMGDIDLQALKNNINLLAKLKVTLTADEITIQARQKLLLAGGGSYLRLDGNIEHGTNGKFTVHAASKQLTGPNSIPTEPSPRQVCLECLLKAAKRNTALLLR; from the coding sequence CCGTCACCGTTTCCGGTGAGGGACTCCCGGAATTGCTGGACCAGCCGCTGCTGGTATTTTCCCGGCTGTCCGGCACCGAGGGCCTCAATGCTCTGTTCGAATACGAACTGGAACTGAAGACGCCCGATGAACGCAATGTTCTGTATGGCCCTGCGGGCAATCTGGACCTGGAAGCCATGCAGGGCAAGGAACTGACCGTCACCATCGAACTGGACGGCGCCGGCAGCGGCCTGGCGGGTGGCATCGGCAAGGGGAAGCGTGAAATAACCGGCCTGGTAACGGAGGTACGGGGCCCCTTCCATGAGAACGAACGCATCCTGTATCGCCTGACGCTGCGCCCGTGGCTTTGGCTCGCCACGCTCACCAGTACCTTCAAGCGGTTCCAGAACATGAACGTGCTGGAAATCGTGGAGGCGGTGCTGAGCAACTACACCTTCCCGGTCGAGCGCCGTCTGCTGGATATCCAGTACCCCAAGCGGGAATATCAGCTACAGCCTGGCGAGACGGACTACCAGTTCGTGCGCCGCCTGCTCGCGGAGTGGGGAATTTCGTTCTTCTTTGAACACTCGAACGGCCATCACCGCATGGTGCTGACCGACGGGAACGGCGCCTTCAAGGCCATTCCCAGTCCCGCCTATCACACCATCAGTTGGTATCCGTCATCGGACCGGGTGGATGAGGAACACCTCTATCAGTTCGAGACGCACGACCGGCTGACCACCGGCAAATGGGCGCACGGCGATCACGACTTCAAGCAGCCGCGCGCTGATATGAACGTGTCCGCCGAAGATCCGCGCGACACCAGCCACGCCACCCACGAACGGTACGCCTGGCCGGGTGACCATGCCGAGCCCATGGCCGGCAGCGATGCCCGCCAGGAAGGCGACATGCTCGCGCGCATCCGCATGGAAGCCATCCGGCAGCACGGCCACCGCGTGCGCGGCAAGGGGAATGTGCGCGCCATGGCGCCCGGCCACACTTTCAAACTAGCGCGCTTCCTCCGCAAGAAGTCCAACTGCGAGTACCTGATTCTGGACGCGCGCCTGCTGATCGAGGACGTGGGCGAGTTTGCCGGCAGCCGCCAGCAATGGCGCTGCGAGGTCGAATTCGAGGCGCAGCCCACCCGTGAAATCTTCCGGCCCGAATGGGTCAAGAAGCCCCATATCGGCGGCTATCACATCGCCAGGGTTACCGGTCCGGCCAATCAGGAAATCTGGTGCGACAAGTTCGGGCGGGTCCGCTGCGAGTTTGCCTGGGATCGCTACGGCAATGACGACGAGAACAGTTCCTGCTGGATTCGCGTGTCCAACTTCGCCTCGGGCGACCGCTTCGGCAACACGCACCTGCCGCGCATCGGGCAGGAGGTTATCGTGGCCTACCTGGGTGGCGACCCGGACCGGCCCATCATCGTCGGGGTGGTCAACAACCAGTTGAACCTGCCGCCATGGGACCTGCCGAACCAGCTTGCCCTGTCCGGCTACCAGAGCAAGGAACTGTTCGGCGAGGGCCGCAACCACACGCTCTACGACGACACGCAGGGCCAGCAGCAGGTGCAGGTCGCATCGGACCACCGGAGCAGCTTGCTGGCGCTCGGCCACAACGTCCGGGTGAACGACTGGGAGGGCCGCAAGGACAAGCGGGGCGAGGGGTTCGAATTGCGCACCGATGCGCATGGCGCCGTGCGCGCCGCACTTGGCATGCTCGTCACGACCTTCTCGCGCCTGAACGCCGAGGGCAACGCCATAAACGTGCGCGATGTCGTGCAGTTGCTGGAAAAGGCGCAGGATATCGCCACGACCATGGGCGCGAAGGCCACCGAAGCCGAAGCGCAGGATGGCGAGCAGCCAGCGGTTGCCAAAAAGCTTGAGACGCAAGCCGAACAAATCAGGGGCGGCGGCGCGTTGAAGGAATTCACCGCACCCCACCTGGTGTCGGCGAGCCCCGCCGGCATCGTCTCCACCGCCGCCGGCTCGACCCATATCGCCAGCGGCGACGACACCGCATTGACCACCGGGGAACACCTGTCGGTCACCACTGGCGGTGGCTTCTTTGCCAGCGTGCGCAAAGCGCTGCGCCTGTTCGTCTATGAGGCCGGCATGAAGCTGGTCGCCAACATGGGCGACATCGACCTGCAAGCGCTGAAGAACAACATCAACCTGCTGGCAAAGCTCAAGGTCACGCTGACCGCCGACGAGATCACCATCCAGGCCAGGCAGAAATTATTGCTGGCAGGCGGCGGCAGCTACCTGCGCCTGGACGGCAACATCGAGCATGGCACCAACGGCAAGTTCACCGTCCACGCCGCCAGCAAACAGCTGACCGGGCCGAACAGCATCCCCACCGAACCGAGCCCCAGGCAGGTCTGCCTGGAATGCCTGCTCAAGGCGGCCAAACGCAATACCGCCCTGCTGCTGCGCTGA